From the genome of Streptomyces sp. NBC_01317, one region includes:
- a CDS encoding GNAT family N-acetyltransferase: MLIREATAADWPAIWPFFHEIVAAGETFTYATDLPEEAGRDMWLLPAPNRTVVAVDDAGAVLGTAKMNTNQMGNGSHIASASYMVDPARSGRGVGRALCEYTVEWARAAGFRGIQFNAVVETNEHAVRLYRSLGFEVVGTVPGAFRHPGKGYVGLHVMHLAL; this comes from the coding sequence ATGTTGATCCGAGAAGCCACGGCGGCCGACTGGCCCGCCATATGGCCCTTCTTCCACGAGATCGTCGCCGCGGGCGAGACCTTCACGTACGCGACCGACCTGCCGGAGGAGGCCGGGCGGGACATGTGGCTGCTGCCGGCCCCGAACCGTACGGTCGTCGCCGTCGACGACGCCGGGGCCGTCCTCGGCACGGCGAAGATGAACACCAACCAGATGGGCAACGGTTCGCACATCGCGAGCGCGAGCTACATGGTCGATCCGGCGCGTTCGGGGCGGGGCGTCGGCCGGGCACTGTGCGAGTACACGGTGGAGTGGGCGCGGGCGGCGGGGTTCCGGGGGATTCAGTTCAACGCGGTGGTGGAGACGAACGAGCACGCGGTGAGGCTGTACCGCTCGCTCGGCTTCGAGGTGGTGGGCACGGTGCCGGGGGCGTTCCGGCACCCGGGGAAGGGATATGTGGGACTGCACGTCATGCACCTGGCGCTCTGA
- a CDS encoding TetR/AcrR family transcriptional regulator yields MPTPEKTSLSRIVTAGRELLETGGQQGLTMQSVASRVGVRAPSLYKHVDNRGALLAAVAEATVADMTTHLEATDGTLEDLARCYRRQALKWPEGFRLMHSPHAAPEALARLAGPVLRIAAELVGEEEALEAARMLTAWVTGFIEMEINGAFRLGGDIDRAFEYGLSGMRRALT; encoded by the coding sequence ATGCCGACTCCGGAGAAGACCTCGCTCAGCCGGATCGTCACCGCCGGCCGTGAGCTGCTGGAGACGGGCGGTCAGCAGGGACTGACCATGCAGAGCGTCGCCAGTCGGGTGGGGGTGCGGGCCCCTTCGCTGTACAAGCACGTCGACAACCGCGGCGCCCTCCTGGCCGCCGTGGCCGAGGCGACCGTCGCCGACATGACCACTCACCTGGAGGCGACCGACGGCACCCTTGAGGACCTGGCACGCTGCTACCGGCGACAGGCTTTGAAGTGGCCCGAGGGCTTCCGGCTCATGCATTCGCCGCACGCGGCCCCCGAGGCCCTCGCCCGCCTGGCCGGCCCGGTATTGCGCATCGCCGCGGAACTCGTCGGCGAGGAGGAGGCACTTGAGGCCGCGCGCATGCTGACGGCTTGGGTCACCGGCTTCATCGAGATGGAGATCAACGGCGCCTTCCGGCTCGGGGGCGACATCGACCGCGCCTTCGAGTACGGCCTGAGCGGCATGCGCCGAGCCCTCACCTGA
- a CDS encoding MBL fold metallo-hydrolase gives MKLAPHLHRLGNDVVACYLIDTPDGITLVDAGLPGHWRDLQRELSSLGKSVADIRGLVLTHGDSDHIGFAERLREEHGVPVFIHAADAARARTGDKPKSTLGPLRPGPTLRFFGYLLSKNGLRTRYVASVTEVHDGDVLDLPGNPSIVGMPGHSPGSVAVHVPLADAVFVGDALTTRHVLTGRTGPQPAPFTDDEAEALASLDKIAGLRASWVLPGHGAPWRTSPAQVGETIRKS, from the coding sequence ATGAAGCTCGCACCTCATTTGCACCGCCTCGGCAACGACGTGGTGGCGTGCTACCTCATCGACACCCCCGACGGCATCACGCTCGTCGACGCGGGCCTGCCGGGCCACTGGCGCGATCTCCAGCGCGAACTGAGCTCCCTGGGCAAGTCCGTCGCCGACATCCGCGGACTCGTCCTGACCCACGGCGACTCCGACCACATCGGCTTCGCCGAACGTCTCCGCGAGGAGCACGGTGTGCCGGTGTTCATCCACGCCGCCGATGCCGCCCGCGCGCGCACCGGAGACAAGCCCAAGAGCACGCTCGGCCCCCTGCGGCCGGGCCCCACGCTGCGTTTCTTCGGCTACTTGTTGAGCAAGAACGGCCTCAGGACCCGATACGTCGCCTCGGTCACCGAGGTCCACGACGGCGACGTCCTGGACCTGCCCGGCAACCCCTCGATCGTGGGCATGCCGGGACACTCCCCGGGGAGCGTGGCCGTACATGTCCCCCTCGCCGACGCCGTCTTCGTCGGGGACGCCCTGACCACCCGGCACGTCCTCACCGGCCGCACCGGACCACAGCCCGCACCCTTCACGGACGACGAGGCCGAAGCACTCGCCTCCCTCGACAAGATCGCCGGACTGCGGGCGTCCTGGGTACTTCCCGGCCACGGCGCCCCCTGGCGCACCTCACCGGCGCAGGTGGGCGAGACGATCAGGAAGAGCTGA
- a CDS encoding cytochrome P450, whose product MTTLAEQAAVGGEKPEGPRPDLGDPSFWQRPHAERLHAFALLRQWDAPQYFVEREKGRGRRERGFHALVTHADVVEASRNPEVFASAPGATTPEPARWVRALFGDSLVNLDGPHHAQLRRIVSRSFTPRILGRTEEDIRAVAARIVDDVLADGGGAGGGAGFDGRPGDFVTAVASRMPFEVICNLMGIPEKERPAILGQVNRASGDTGVARAARDRFRMPGKGLRALASMQGMVADLGRERRKNPTDDLVSMLVSADVDGQALTGRQLGAFFSLLMVAGVETTRNALAHGLDLLTRHPEQRALLMGDFDRYADGATEEIVRHSTPIIQFRRTLTRDHRMNGHTFREGDKVVLFYASANRDETVFTDPDAFDITRSPNPHVGYGGGGPHYCLGTYLAKQEMKALFRELLTRAPGLRATAAPVLVPSNFDNRVRSMPYTVGRG is encoded by the coding sequence ATGACCACGCTGGCGGAACAGGCCGCGGTAGGGGGAGAAAAGCCGGAGGGACCGAGACCGGATCTCGGGGATCCGTCGTTCTGGCAACGTCCGCACGCCGAACGGCTGCACGCATTCGCCCTGCTGCGTCAATGGGACGCGCCTCAGTACTTCGTGGAGCGGGAAAAGGGCCGGGGGCGGCGGGAGCGCGGATTCCACGCGCTGGTCACCCACGCGGACGTGGTCGAGGCGAGCCGCAACCCCGAGGTGTTCGCCAGCGCGCCGGGCGCCACGACACCCGAGCCGGCCCGCTGGGTGCGCGCGCTGTTCGGCGACTCCCTGGTCAATCTGGACGGCCCGCACCACGCGCAGCTGCGCCGTATCGTCTCCCGGTCCTTCACCCCGCGCATCCTCGGCCGGACGGAGGAGGACATCCGGGCGGTGGCGGCGCGGATCGTGGACGATGTGCTGGCGGACGGGGGCGGCGCGGGCGGGGGCGCGGGCTTCGACGGCCGGCCGGGGGACTTCGTCACGGCGGTCGCGTCGCGGATGCCGTTCGAGGTCATCTGCAATCTGATGGGCATCCCGGAGAAGGAACGGCCGGCGATCCTGGGCCAGGTGAACCGCGCCTCGGGCGACACGGGGGTGGCGCGGGCGGCTCGCGACCGGTTCCGGATGCCGGGCAAGGGCCTGCGGGCGCTCGCCTCGATGCAGGGCATGGTGGCGGACCTGGGCCGGGAGCGCCGCAAGAACCCCACGGACGACCTGGTGTCGATGCTGGTCAGTGCCGACGTCGACGGGCAGGCTCTGACGGGTCGTCAACTGGGCGCCTTCTTCTCCCTCCTGATGGTCGCGGGCGTCGAGACGACCAGGAACGCCCTCGCGCACGGCCTGGACCTACTCACCCGCCACCCGGAGCAACGGGCGCTGCTGATGGGGGACTTCGACCGGTACGCGGACGGCGCGACGGAGGAGATCGTGCGGCACTCGACGCCGATCATCCAGTTCCGGCGCACGCTCACCCGGGACCACCGGATGAACGGCCACACCTTCCGCGAGGGCGACAAGGTCGTCCTCTTCTACGCGTCGGCCAACCGCGACGAGACCGTCTTCACCGACCCGGACGCCTTCGACATCACGCGCAGCCCGAACCCCCATGTCGGGTACGGGGGCGGGGGGCCGCACTACTGCCTGGGCACGTACCTCGCCAAGCAGGAGATGAAGGCGCTCTTCCGCGAGCTGCTGACGCGGGCACCCGGCCTGCGCGCGACGGCTGCGCCGGTCCTGGTCCCGTCGAACTTCGACAACCGGGTGCGGTCGATGCCGTACACGGTCGGGAGGGGGTGA
- a CDS encoding DUF5949 family protein → MTTPHTAANSLRHTPLLGTLSVIPWTSDPADEERNAPYLLAYSLGDGREGPEVGEETMRTVLGEVGLKPGGDLMDLSRSPGLGIKLLVEAGRAVLTMPYLNAQCPVPPEWEEDAREIGHVYFMVATRPWTSGTPGKPVTEERLRAFIGDDEVLSSAAHCLLPVRSLRG, encoded by the coding sequence ATGACCACTCCCCACACCGCCGCGAACAGCCTTCGTCACACCCCTCTCCTGGGCACCCTTTCGGTGATTCCCTGGACCAGCGATCCCGCCGACGAAGAACGCAACGCGCCTTATCTGCTGGCCTATTCACTGGGTGACGGCCGCGAGGGCCCGGAGGTCGGCGAGGAGACCATGCGGACCGTCCTCGGCGAGGTCGGGCTGAAGCCCGGCGGCGACCTGATGGACCTCTCCCGCAGCCCCGGCCTCGGGATCAAGCTGCTGGTGGAGGCGGGCCGGGCCGTCCTGACCATGCCGTACCTCAACGCGCAGTGCCCCGTCCCGCCGGAGTGGGAGGAGGACGCGCGCGAGATCGGGCACGTCTACTTCATGGTCGCCACCCGGCCGTGGACCTCGGGGACGCCCGGAAAGCCCGTCACCGAGGAGCGTTTGCGCGCCTTCATCGGGGACGACGAAGTGCTTTCCAGCGCCGCGCACTGCCTGCTGCCCGTACGGAGCCTGCGCGGCTGA
- a CDS encoding vitamin K epoxide reductase family protein — MTSALVGNATAGEGNRKHAKDETAAPDGTGLSPGGVRAFALMLVITGAMGLLAAWVITLDKFKLLEDPNFTPGCSLNPVVSCGNIMKSAQASVFGFPNPMLGLATYPVVMGIGIALLAGARYRSWFWLGLNAGTLFGVAFCTWLQYESLYRINSLCLWCCLAWAGTIVMFWYVTSHNLRHGIIPAPAGLRGLLGEFTWVLPVLHIGIIGMLILTRWWDFWIS; from the coding sequence ATGACATCAGCACTGGTCGGCAATGCGACAGCCGGCGAAGGAAACAGGAAACACGCGAAGGACGAGACGGCGGCGCCGGACGGAACCGGGCTTTCCCCGGGAGGCGTTCGGGCGTTCGCGCTGATGCTGGTGATCACGGGTGCGATGGGGTTGCTGGCGGCGTGGGTGATCACGCTGGACAAGTTCAAGCTGCTGGAGGACCCGAATTTCACCCCCGGGTGCAGTCTGAATCCGGTCGTGTCCTGCGGGAACATCATGAAGAGCGCCCAGGCGTCGGTCTTCGGATTCCCGAATCCGATGCTGGGGCTCGCGACCTATCCCGTGGTGATGGGGATCGGGATCGCGCTGCTGGCCGGGGCGCGCTACCGCAGCTGGTTCTGGCTCGGCCTCAACGCGGGCACGCTCTTTGGTGTCGCGTTCTGCACCTGGCTCCAGTACGAGTCGCTCTACCGGATCAACTCGTTGTGCCTGTGGTGCTGTCTGGCCTGGGCCGGCACGATCGTCATGTTCTGGTACGTGACCTCCCACAACCTCCGCCACGGGATCATCCCCGCGCCCGCCGGGCTGCGCGGACTGCTGGGTGAGTTCACCTGGGTGCTGCCCGTGCTGCACATCGGGATCATCGGGATGCTGATCCTCACCCGTTGGTGGGACTTCTGGATCAGCTGA
- a CDS encoding chaplin produces MSRIAKAVVLSTAAAAAVAGASGVAFADAGAKGAAVGSPGVLSGNLLQVPVHIPVNLCGNTVNVIGLLNPTFGNTCVNA; encoded by the coding sequence ATGTCGCGTATCGCCAAGGCTGTTGTTCTGTCCACCGCGGCTGCCGCCGCCGTCGCCGGTGCGTCCGGCGTTGCCTTTGCCGACGCCGGCGCGAAGGGCGCGGCTGTCGGTTCCCCGGGCGTGCTCTCCGGCAACCTGCTCCAGGTCCCGGTCCACATCCCCGTGAACCTCTGCGGCAACACGGTCAACGTCATCGGCCTGCTCAACCCGACCTTCGGCAACACCTGCGTCAACGCCTGA
- a CDS encoding glycosyltransferase family 4 protein: MQPQRHRPGTGFTALHLVQPVDGGVATVVLDLAGAQAAAGTRVVVACPAEGPLAAEAARRGAEVREWRATRDPGPGLYEETRQVVRLVEDVRPDLVHAHSAKAGLAGRLAVRGRVPTVFQPHAWSFEAVGGVTGLLARRWERWATRWTDRVVCVSEAERRTGEDAGVRASWAVVHNGVDLDRFRPAAEPAADPAALRAALPLLAGLPATAPLVVCVGRLCRQKGQDILLRAWPLIARQVPGARLVLVGEGPESSALRDAAPPSVLFAGAVPDATPWYRAADLVVLPSRWEGMAVAPLEAMACGRPVVLSDVDGARESLPPGREALCLVPPEDPPALAEAVSALLRDRPLREAVGSQGRRHVLSSYDVRQTARAIADVYRDVAAVPRPERREPIPQ; the protein is encoded by the coding sequence GTGCAGCCACAGCGGCACCGGCCGGGGACCGGCTTCACGGCGCTCCATCTCGTCCAGCCGGTCGACGGCGGGGTCGCGACGGTGGTCCTGGACCTGGCCGGGGCTCAGGCCGCCGCCGGGACACGGGTGGTGGTCGCCTGTCCCGCGGAGGGGCCGCTCGCCGCGGAAGCCGCCCGCAGGGGTGCGGAGGTACGGGAGTGGCGGGCCACCCGCGATCCCGGACCCGGTCTGTACGAGGAGACGCGGCAGGTGGTCCGGCTCGTCGAGGACGTACGCCCCGATCTGGTCCACGCCCACAGCGCGAAGGCCGGCCTCGCCGGACGGCTCGCCGTCCGGGGCCGTGTCCCGACCGTCTTCCAGCCGCACGCCTGGTCGTTCGAGGCGGTCGGCGGGGTGACGGGCCTCCTGGCGCGGCGCTGGGAACGGTGGGCGACCCGCTGGACCGACCGGGTCGTCTGCGTCAGCGAGGCGGAGCGGCGTACGGGCGAGGACGCCGGTGTACGGGCCTCCTGGGCCGTCGTCCACAACGGCGTCGACCTCGACCGCTTCCGGCCCGCCGCCGAACCGGCGGCGGACCCGGCCGCCCTCCGCGCGGCGCTCCCGCTCCTCGCCGGACTGCCCGCGACCGCCCCGCTCGTCGTGTGCGTCGGCCGGCTGTGCCGCCAGAAGGGGCAGGACATCCTGCTGCGCGCCTGGCCGCTGATCGCCCGCCAGGTCCCGGGGGCGCGGCTGGTGCTCGTCGGCGAAGGACCCGAGTCCTCGGCGCTGCGGGACGCGGCACCGCCCTCCGTCCTGTTCGCCGGAGCCGTACCGGACGCCACGCCCTGGTACCGGGCGGCCGATCTGGTCGTCCTTCCCTCCCGTTGGGAAGGCATGGCGGTCGCCCCGCTGGAAGCGATGGCGTGCGGCCGCCCCGTTGTCCTCAGTGACGTCGACGGCGCGCGCGAGAGCCTGCCGCCGGGGCGGGAGGCTCTCTGCCTCGTTCCACCCGAGGACCCGCCCGCGCTGGCGGAGGCCGTGAGCGCCCTGCTCCGCGACAGGCCACTGCGCGAAGCCGTCGGCAGTCAGGGCCGCCGGCACGTACTCAGCAGTTACGACGTGCGGCAGACCGCGCGGGCCATCGCGGACGTGTACCGCGACGTGGCCGCCGTGCCGCGCCCCGAACGCAGGGAGCCGATCCCCCAGTGA
- a CDS encoding sugar transferase, with protein sequence MAVPARRSAGAPLRFRLPLVAGDSLAAVLSTAFLSEEQRDAVLLPLVLCVTMLNALAGLYRPGLVLSGLDQLPTLAARIAVSWCAVAAFLAALLPDHTLGLPALLAGGALQLATACACRSFVHGRRRALARNRPRSTLVVGTVPAARRVAALLAQHPEYGLRPVGIAAPAHEEGGDGGALPVLTSTEEIHRAVIQNGVAEAVFVDSGTASGTGSGTDHGTGHGTDLALGSGIASPGASGTDRSGRWDRPALVGLFHEYGCATWFVGTGPWEPALANGGAPAEGTAGSGHMARHVWGFAGRRLEPPAARRRGALAKRLLDVVMTAPVLLAVSPLLLACALAVRLCDGPGVLFRQERVGQDGRPFTLLKFRTLRADPHEAATRWSVAGDHRMSAVGNFLRRTSMDELPQLWNVLRGDMSLVGPRPERPYFVANFSKTHPGYAARHRMPVGITGLAQVHGLRGDTSIEDRSRFDNHYIDHWSLWQDVCILLRTAMSLVRPAGS encoded by the coding sequence GTGGCCGTCCCCGCCCGACGCTCGGCGGGTGCCCCGCTGCGCTTCCGGCTGCCGCTCGTCGCGGGCGACTCGCTCGCCGCCGTGCTCTCCACCGCCTTCCTCAGCGAGGAGCAGCGCGACGCCGTCCTGCTCCCGCTGGTCCTCTGCGTGACGATGCTGAACGCGCTCGCCGGCCTCTACCGCCCCGGCCTCGTCCTGTCCGGCCTCGACCAACTGCCCACGCTCGCCGCCCGGATCGCGGTGTCCTGGTGCGCGGTCGCCGCCTTCCTCGCCGCGCTCCTCCCCGACCACACCCTCGGCCTTCCGGCCCTCCTCGCGGGCGGCGCGCTGCAACTGGCCACCGCGTGTGCCTGCCGCTCCTTCGTCCACGGACGCCGCCGCGCCCTGGCCCGCAACCGGCCGCGCTCCACCCTCGTCGTCGGTACGGTCCCGGCGGCGCGGCGTGTGGCCGCGCTCCTCGCCCAGCACCCCGAGTACGGCCTGCGGCCCGTCGGGATCGCCGCGCCCGCGCACGAGGAGGGCGGCGACGGGGGCGCCCTGCCCGTCCTCACCTCCACCGAGGAGATCCACCGCGCCGTCATCCAGAACGGGGTGGCAGAGGCGGTGTTCGTCGACTCCGGTACGGCCTCCGGTACAGGCTCCGGTACGGACCACGGCACCGGCCACGGCACCGATCTCGCCCTCGGTTCCGGCATCGCTTCCCCCGGCGCTTCGGGCACGGACCGCTCCGGCCGCTGGGACCGCCCCGCGCTCGTCGGCCTGTTCCACGAGTACGGCTGCGCCACCTGGTTCGTCGGTACGGGCCCGTGGGAGCCGGCCCTCGCGAACGGCGGCGCCCCGGCCGAGGGTACCGCCGGGTCCGGCCACATGGCCCGGCACGTCTGGGGCTTCGCCGGACGCCGCCTGGAGCCCCCGGCCGCGCGCCGGCGCGGCGCGCTCGCCAAGCGCCTGCTGGACGTGGTCATGACGGCCCCCGTCCTGCTCGCCGTCTCCCCGCTCCTGCTGGCCTGCGCCCTCGCCGTCCGGCTCTGCGACGGACCGGGCGTGCTGTTCCGCCAGGAGCGCGTGGGCCAGGACGGCCGCCCCTTCACCCTGCTCAAGTTCCGTACCCTGCGCGCCGATCCGCACGAGGCCGCCACCCGCTGGAGCGTCGCGGGCGACCACCGGATGAGCGCGGTGGGGAACTTCCTGCGCCGTACGTCGATGGACGAGCTGCCCCAGCTCTGGAACGTCCTGCGCGGTGACATGAGCCTGGTCGGCCCGCGCCCCGAACGCCCCTACTTCGTCGCCAACTTCAGCAAGACGCACCCCGGGTACGCAGCCCGCCACCGGATGCCCGTCGGCATCACCGGTCTCGCGCAGGTGCACGGCCTGCGCGGCGACACCTCCATCGAGGACCGGTCGCGCTTCGACAACCACTACATCGACCACTGGTCGCTGTGGCAGGACGTGTGCATCCTCCTGCGGACCGCCATGTCCCTCGTCCGACCGGCCGGCAGCTGA
- a CDS encoding O-antigen ligase family protein, which yields MTAATASLPATAGHRRPARPPADVPGTPRRPGSPRRFAPLLPALAVVALLAVPAAPAGDGSAGSGTVADAASGLLVLFCLVRVLRDRARPLTRTAALVLGLPVLGVSVASITSHDPAAGLPGVARYLQIFVLVPAALLLLLRDRRDFRVVAGAVVALGLGQGALGVVQYLTGTGASYMGEDIRAVGTFGATDVMGMATVVAYALVICVGYALGEDRDVTGRQRAVALVCAGLLFFPLVLSFSRGAWIATAAALLLQLALSGVRRATLVVLAAAALGVVLVGGLGIGSQMITERLSSITQVADAPDQSVTDRYTMWAAATDMWRERPVTGVGLKGFPAYRDSHSSLALSAASDTAGAGAGFQRQPLLSPHNMYLLVLSEQGLVGVVALVGSWAALLVCVLRRVPGARRSRAGAGPGLVAGGLLVWQLVDFGYADIGGPSTVLTAVMLGLAAWWGLNRAAVPADGRGPRDHRVPGDGRPPQDHRANSGAAQA from the coding sequence ATGACGGCCGCCACCGCGTCCCTCCCGGCGACCGCCGGCCATCGGCGGCCCGCCCGCCCGCCGGCCGATGTCCCCGGCACCCCCCGACGGCCCGGGTCACCGCGGAGGTTCGCGCCCCTCCTCCCCGCGCTCGCCGTCGTCGCGCTGCTCGCCGTACCGGCGGCGCCCGCCGGGGACGGTTCCGCCGGTTCCGGCACCGTGGCCGACGCCGCCTCCGGGCTGCTCGTCCTCTTCTGCCTCGTACGGGTCCTGCGCGACCGGGCCCGCCCCCTGACCCGTACCGCCGCACTGGTCCTCGGACTCCCCGTCCTCGGCGTGTCCGTCGCGTCGATCACCTCCCACGACCCCGCCGCCGGCCTGCCCGGCGTGGCCCGCTACCTCCAGATCTTCGTCCTCGTCCCCGCCGCGCTGCTGCTCCTCCTGCGCGACCGCCGCGACTTCCGGGTCGTCGCCGGGGCCGTCGTCGCCCTCGGGCTGGGGCAGGGCGCCCTCGGGGTCGTGCAGTACCTGACCGGCACCGGCGCCTCGTACATGGGCGAGGACATCCGCGCGGTCGGCACGTTCGGCGCGACGGACGTGATGGGCATGGCGACCGTCGTCGCGTACGCCCTGGTCATCTGCGTCGGGTACGCGCTCGGCGAGGACCGGGACGTGACCGGGAGGCAGCGTGCGGTGGCGCTGGTCTGCGCCGGGCTGCTGTTCTTCCCGCTCGTCCTGTCGTTCAGCCGGGGCGCGTGGATCGCGACCGCCGCCGCCCTCCTCCTCCAGCTGGCGCTCTCCGGAGTACGCCGCGCCACCCTGGTCGTCCTCGCCGCCGCCGCGCTCGGCGTGGTGCTCGTCGGCGGACTCGGCATCGGCTCGCAGATGATCACCGAGCGGCTGAGCAGCATCACCCAGGTCGCCGACGCGCCCGACCAGTCCGTCACCGACCGGTACACGATGTGGGCCGCCGCCACCGACATGTGGCGCGAGCGGCCCGTCACCGGGGTCGGGCTCAAGGGCTTCCCCGCGTACCGCGACAGCCACTCCTCGCTCGCCCTCTCCGCCGCCAGCGACACGGCGGGCGCGGGGGCGGGCTTCCAGCGCCAGCCGCTGCTCTCGCCGCACAACATGTACCTGCTCGTCCTCAGCGAACAGGGGCTGGTGGGCGTGGTCGCGCTCGTCGGCAGCTGGGCGGCGCTGCTGGTGTGCGTGCTGCGCCGGGTGCCCGGCGCCCGCCGCTCCCGGGCCGGCGCGGGACCGGGACTGGTCGCCGGCGGGCTGCTGGTCTGGCAGTTGGTGGACTTCGGGTACGCGGACATCGGCGGCCCCTCGACCGTACTGACCGCGGTGATGCTGGGCCTCGCCGCCTGGTGGGGCCTGAACCGGGCCGCCGTACCGGCGGACGGCCGAGGGCCGCGGGACCACCGGGTGCCGGGCGACGGCCGGCCACCGCAGGACCACCGAGCGAACAGCGGGGCTGCCCAGGCGTGA
- the murJ gene encoding murein biosynthesis integral membrane protein MurJ codes for MSETRQSLPGIPPQPGPPRAATGETGASGTGGTSGTSGTKTGESGATGGGLFSGKFLARAAFLTALLTAAGALLGLLRDQTIAHLYGAGPDTDAFLVAWTVPEVASTLLIEDAMALILVPAFSLALARRASHQAPEPDPVRVLMRTTLPRLFLALTAGAALLVAAAPWVVAALAPGLPEPQVAVDCTRLTATCAFSFGLAGYMSAALRAHGSFVAPAMIYTSYNVGIITTMLLLSDRLGVRAAAAGVAAGGVLMVLVQGPALWRRLKERRPVTGREPKGTPRVPPVALGLLAPVIVFALSRQSQVLIERFLAAPLPAGAISHLNYAQKVAQMPMVLSLMLCTVTFPVVARAMAAGETDRARRRVERDLAMAGIIVLVGAATVIACAPQIIEVLFQRGAFDQADTAATAAVMRVYALGLLGHTLVGALVRCYFSAARPLWFPALAMLVGLALTTVAGALLVQVWGVLGIAAANALGITVTAVLLLHGLARHSVPLRTRYMTGALVKLIAAAAASTGSGWLCGVLVPSPVLGATAAFVVIAVVFLGIARALRAPEIDTVLRPVTRKLAHAR; via the coding sequence GTGAGCGAGACCAGGCAGTCCCTTCCCGGGATCCCCCCGCAGCCCGGCCCGCCCCGCGCGGCCACCGGGGAGACCGGCGCGAGCGGGACGGGCGGTACGAGCGGGACGAGCGGCACGAAGACCGGCGAGTCCGGCGCGACCGGCGGCGGACTCTTCTCCGGGAAGTTCCTGGCGCGCGCCGCCTTCCTCACCGCCCTGCTGACCGCCGCCGGCGCCCTCCTCGGCCTCCTCCGCGACCAGACCATCGCCCATCTGTACGGCGCCGGCCCCGACACCGACGCCTTCCTCGTCGCCTGGACCGTGCCCGAGGTCGCCTCCACGCTCCTCATCGAGGACGCCATGGCGCTCATCCTCGTCCCGGCGTTCAGCCTCGCGCTCGCCCGCCGCGCCTCCCACCAGGCCCCGGAACCCGATCCCGTACGGGTCCTGATGCGCACGACCCTGCCCCGGCTGTTCCTCGCCCTCACCGCCGGGGCCGCCCTGCTCGTGGCCGCCGCCCCCTGGGTGGTCGCCGCCCTCGCGCCGGGACTGCCCGAGCCGCAGGTCGCCGTCGACTGCACCCGGCTCACCGCCACCTGCGCCTTCTCCTTCGGCCTCGCCGGATACATGAGCGCGGCGCTGCGGGCGCACGGCAGCTTCGTCGCGCCCGCGATGATCTACACCTCGTACAACGTCGGCATCATCACGACGATGCTGCTCCTCAGCGACCGGCTGGGGGTACGGGCCGCCGCCGCCGGAGTCGCGGCGGGCGGCGTCCTGATGGTCCTCGTCCAGGGCCCGGCCCTCTGGCGCAGGCTCAAGGAACGCCGGCCGGTGACCGGGCGGGAGCCCAAGGGCACCCCCCGCGTGCCGCCCGTCGCGCTCGGACTCCTCGCGCCCGTCATCGTGTTCGCGCTCAGCCGCCAGTCCCAGGTCCTCATCGAACGGTTCCTCGCGGCGCCGCTGCCCGCCGGGGCCATCTCGCACCTCAACTACGCGCAGAAGGTCGCGCAGATGCCGATGGTGCTCTCCCTCATGCTCTGCACCGTCACCTTCCCGGTGGTCGCGCGCGCCATGGCGGCGGGGGAGACCGACCGGGCGCGCCGCCGCGTCGAACGGGACCTCGCGATGGCCGGGATCATCGTCCTGGTCGGCGCCGCGACCGTCATCGCCTGCGCGCCGCAGATCATCGAAGTCCTCTTCCAGCGCGGCGCGTTCGACCAGGCGGACACCGCCGCCACGGCGGCCGTGATGCGGGTGTACGCGCTCGGCCTGCTCGGCCACACCCTCGTCGGCGCGCTGGTGCGCTGCTACTTCTCCGCCGCCCGCCCCCTCTGGTTCCCGGCCCTGGCCATGCTGGTCGGCCTCGCCCTCACCACCGTCGCGGGCGCCCTCCTCGTCCAGGTCTGGGGCGTCCTCGGCATCGCCGCCGCCAACGCGCTCGGCATCACCGTCACCGCCGTGCTGCTCCTGCACGGCCTCGCCCGCCACAGCGTGCCCCTCAGGACCCGGTACATGACCGGCGCCCTGGTCAAACTCATCGCCGCCGCAGCGGCCTCGACCGGCTCCGGCTGGCTGTGCGGCGTCCTCGTCCCGTCACCCGTCCTCGGCGCCACGGCCGCGTTCGTGGTGATCGCCGTCGTGTTCCTCGGGATCGCCCGCGCGCTGCGGGCCCCCGAGATCGACACCGTCCTCCGTCCCGTCACACGAAAGCTCGCTCATGCCCGCTGA